From Alligator mississippiensis isolate rAllMis1 chromosome 1, rAllMis1, whole genome shotgun sequence:
CTCTCAGCAGTCATTTGCAAGTATTCTCGAATGCAGATGCCCTTGTAGTTGCATAAGATGCAAACACTGTGCAATAGATTTAAAAAAGTCCTCAGTACTAGTTTTGTTTACATTTTAGCAAGAAAATGGCTTAGTATAATCTCAAAAAAAGAGACGGGTGCAATGCATACAATGTAGAATATCTCCAAAATGCCCTCAATTTCTGCAGaaagtgtttgtttgtttcttaaaaaaaaaaaattaacaatgcTATAAAATAATACCAGCATTTCTGTCAGTCTTGAGAGAGAAATTcagttaaaatgaataaataggCAAATATTGCATTTACACCCCAAATCCACAACTTCCAgtgacaaatgaaaaaaaatctaaatgatcCAAACAGTCCAGTCTTCTTCTCTAGTAAAAGTTAGGGCCCTTTCACAGGAGCTGCCTTCAGTGGCTACAGACATCTCTAGCACAGCAGAAAGCAAATGCACTTTCTTCATGTGGGTCAGCTTCCCATAACTGAACatgtagacaaaaaaaaaattaaaatagccaCAAGGGAACACCAGAAATAAGAATTACACATTCAACAACAGGGTCTGTACTTGCACTAGGATAATGAATACTACAAGCATTTAATGACTAAATTGTTCTTGGCTTCATTCCCACCAGACATTAGCTTTAGATTATCTAATTTAAGATCATGTTCTCTTGATGGCATTTAGTCCATTACATTGCAAAACATCAGATACTACAGTAAGGGGATTTATAAAACTGGATATAACAAACAAGGCATGGTGAACATTCCATTTTTACTAGTCCATTGAATAACTAACTCTGATTTTGAAATACTATGGTATCATCATTACTAGGAAGAAAATGAAGCCCTGTTAGCAACCAAAAAAATTTTAAATCCTGCTGGAGTGCCATAATACAGATGAGAATGGATTTTCACTTGAAGGTACCAGGGTTAGGGCAAGGTAAGATATAGAACATTTAACTATTTCTCATGCAAGTCAGGGGAATCAAACCTGGGGTTTGCCAGGcagatccaacccatggagcTGTGTTGCATAGCTCTCAGGGCTTGTGGATTTGGAGGaaaggcaagcaggggcagggcccgcCAAAATCTGGGACACAGAATCTCATTGGCCATGCACATCACTGGCAGGGAGGCAAGCCATGGCTGTTAATACCCATGATTGCTACCACCATGGTCTGGATTAGGCCCAGAGGGGCAGGGTGAGTGTAACCTCATGGTAAATTGAGTTAACATCCTTTAGATCAGCAGCGCAAACTAGCACAGCTTTCTCTGAAGGCCGGCTGCCACCAAGGTGCAAGAAATAAGGCTTGCACCCTGGATCAGTTAATCAATTCTTTGCCTGTTGGCACTCAGCCCTGACTTCTGTACAGAGGGCTGCTTTCTCATTCCCCACTGTAGCTTCCTTTTATCCTGGCTGATATTCTCTCTGGTACCTCCAACAGATCTTCTACACTGTGTAGACTGCCAGTGTCCAAACAGAAGGGATTTTTTAAAGCCTTATTCCAACAATGAAATTCATTTACAAGTCATGTAATATCTCATTCCTTTAATACTGCTGAGGAATGCCATTGTTTTGTTCATGTATGCCATGGCATTGTTCAAAGCCTAGTTAACCTAGACAGGTTTGTAGACGTTTGGCTAGACAGAGACCCACCTAGACAGCTGGGGCATAAAATGCAGTTTTGTAAAGAAAAGTCCTCAGATGAGaattaccagacacaaaatggtgACTAAATGTATTATCTGGCTGTTCAGACATAATGATACTGACTCTGTTAAAGTGCTTTCTGATATAAAGCTAGACagcattgtttctttttttcaaatatggAAAATAAAAGATGTGAAGTTAGAAAAGGGAAAAGCAGGAGAGGCAAACAGTTAAAGGTCCAATCTTGCAGACCTTGTTAAGGCAAAATTCACCCCTACCCCAGTAAGTTTACTTGAGTAAAAAGATACCGGATCAAGTGAATTACAGTAAACGTTCAGCTAGGAGACAAGGACTCCATCTTGACAACTCCGTCAAGGATAGACTTGAACAGTGTTCCTACAAGGACAACAGGAGTAGGAAGTTGGTTCAAGCGACTggcttaaaaaagaagaaaaccttcCTCTTACAATTGAGACCATTCCTGGAAACtgccatagttaaaaaaaaataaataaaaaaatcttccttACCAAGGAAATAAACCCCACTTACTTATGCCCACTTTACATGCACCAAAGCCCATTAATTTGGTAACAAGGACTGAGCAGCCCTTAGCACACACCCTATTGCTATTCTGAAGGTCTCCTTCCATACCACTTGAACTAAGCACCAACTAACAACTCAACACACTTAAGTAGTTAGAAAGTGAGGCttaattttattctttaatgaaaaaaaagaatcttcaaaaacaaaagcaaacaaacaaacttaaatGCCTTAGAAGCTAAATTGTTTCCAAAAGTGCCAAGGCTATTAGGACTTTGGCACTCATGAACATGTTATATTGGTACTTCCCAGACAGCTCCAACCTTGCTTCTCCATTTCAGTTAAGTATTTACCTGCACTTGAGGTGCATCTTTAAAGACAAGTGCTTACCATGTAACTGCTACTTGTTGAAAAGccacagaaaagaacaaaaacagaTTCATGCAGGCACAAAGATAAAGTAAGAAAATCAAATGCATAAGTGTTTAAACCTCTAATTTTGAGGAATTGAGAGTACACTCAAAAAGGGAATCTAAAGAATTAAGAAAGCACAAGTTAGATTTCATGTAAGAAACAGCAGTAACATTGCAAGCTCCCATGCATATTTCATTGATAGTTTCAGATTTACTATTATGCCCAGGACTCTCTTCCAGGAGGTAGATAGACCAGGGGAAGGATGGTAAAGAAATTTTCAAATGTATAGCCTAacttggtggttctcaacctagcTCAGTTTTCATTCATCATAGacaagccagggggtgggggggtggaagcaACAGCACTTGAAAGAACTTAGAGGtacaagtcaaaatgttttgccaGCAtaaattcccatttgaaatctgaGTTTACTTTGTAAGTCatatttgtacacctaacagtgctaacatagCATGGTATGTGGCAGCACCTTTGAAagaatctcacagcaccccagggtgttgcagcttcctgattgagaaccactggcttagagtTAAGGAATCTGAAAGaaaggggactttttttttttttaagccaaacAGAAACCCAATATTAGGTTTCTTATTGGTGCTGCCACAACAGTCGCATACAGCCAGCAAGTAAATTTAACTACATTACACCAAAGAAGGTAAAACATGTGAATGCACAGTAATGTTATCTTCACCATCTACTTAATGGTGCAGCAGGAATGATTTCTGGGTGAAGCTTGTGCTCTTCACCTTTCCCCTATAACTAGTTTGCCAGAAGACAGAACATAAATTTGTCCTCCTCAGTATAGAAAGACAGCTAGTCTAGTCAAactttctgggaaaaaaaagccactcTTCAGAGATTTGTGTCTCTCTGCAAGTCCAGGTTTTATTCCTTACAGCATACGAAGGGGCCCATATAATACAGTAATCCACTCAGTCCCATATCTTATTGAAATAGGAGTCATCTTTACCTCTGGTGCCATGACAGGCAATAGTTCCATTTTGGCCATTTAATACAAGACTTGTGCTTTAGtgcaaaaataatatttatattagaAGATAtattacaggggtaggcaacccccagcacatgtgccagaaCACAGCACGCaatggcattttgcttggcatgcacacctcaaggaaggggcaggggcagcgctgccacaacaaggatcaggctccttgcaTCTTGCcggccatctgcccctggcatccTAGCATTTTACAAGTTGAGGCTGcgggtgttttttggcactctgcccaaaaatgctgCTGACCCCTGGTACATTAGGAATgcaagccattttaaaagcaaatggaCTAGCTAAAAAAAATGCTCAGCTATAGTAACAAGTGGAGATTAGTTTCTGTTCAAGTTTAAAGCACTTTACACCATTGTCTTTCATACTTCAGAAACAAAGAGTAATTTAAACTTATGATGCACAGCCTCCTCATCAATACACccctcatttgaaaaaaaaaaaaatgtaagcagcaggcagagaagggcaggaCTGGATTAGACACAGTCTATATTTGAAGAGGACTAAATACATTCAACATGCATGACATTTAAGGAATAAGGCTTCATTGAAACCATTATCTTGATCAGAGTATTTTATTTTGCTGACCTCAAAGCTCACAAGCCAGCACTTAAGATAGCAACTAGCAATTCACCATGCAAAAATATCTTCCATCTGAAATAATAACATTTTATGCAATATCCAAGAGTCGATTATTTTTCTAGCCTTTGGCAAACATCTGAATTCTATTCCATCCAAGTACTGATGTTACTAGTAATGTTAAAAACCTCATTTTTTGTATGAGCTACAGCAGGTAACTGGTATTCAAGTACAATATTTACAATAACAACACTCAatgttataaaaaaaatcaaagcactgTATGGCCCTTCCTTTGCTTTTACAGGTTTAGGTCAAGCCAAAATAGCACAGGAAAAAAACTTTTACAAGGGCAGTATACACAGAGGTCAgctcagcattttaaaaatgaagttcAATTCATAACAGTATCCATCCAATGCTAGCATCCTGACAGTGACTGTTTGGTGTTCAAACAGGAAGCTGTTGAAAGGGGTGAATATATCCTTCTACCATGAAAGGTAGCAATAGCCAGTGTGTCTAAGCCATGCAAGTATCATCCACCTATTTCGTGCACCAATGTTTAAGGAAGTGTTCACCAAACCTACTCACATCCAGAAAGATCAGTTTTTACAAGCTTCACAATCATTTAAGTTACTAGCATTAGTGAGTTGCTAAACAGAACCCTGGATACTGATGTAATTTATCCACAGAACCATACAGTCATGGACAGTAGCTTCCATACCCTACCTGCTAGACAGCTTCAACTCTGGAGACAAAAAGGAAGATCAGTTGCATACTCAGTGCTAGTTTATGCATGCTCTTGCCCGCTAACAACTTAATTGGAAGCTTCCAACTTACACATGCTACTGAGCGGACTTCATTGTGTTGATCTTTCAAATTCATATCTGTATTTGTTTAAGTGGTGATCTATAGTTATGTGCAAGCTGAAGTGTACAACTTGACCAAGACATAGCATTAAATTCTAGAAACCTTACATAGAATAATTTGCTAGCTAGTTTCAATATACATTTGGCAATATTAatatctttgtttaaaaaaagccttaTTTCAGAAATACAACATATTAGTTGTCATGGTTCATTAGACCAGTTCCCATGTTACAGTATTAGTTGGTCAGATTATCAGTCTTCTCACTGTGAGAATACATCACCATGGAATATGAACACAAAAAGAAACCTAAACAAGAACTACATAAAAGCTATACTTTGATTTTCTAAAGGGGCTTTGTCTCGACTTCAATTAGAGCACTgtagatttataaaacaaaatgcacAAGTATTGTTTAACATACTTAACCTGTAAGAATATTTTTCCATGGAAGATGTTTTCTTGCTCACTTTCCAATAAATAAAGGCTTTCAATTGAAAGCATTTATTTTCCTAGTTATCTGAAgtggaattggggggggggggggggaagaggaggaaatgcTTCACTTTTCAGCAGTTCACTTCATCACAAAGCACCTCCTGTCCCAATGTGTGCTCAAATCCAAGTGATATTTTCTTCCTGTGAAATATGACCAGAGCATTCAAAGCAATTCAGTCCGTTTCCATAGCAGCACTGCGGGATTCCTTAGCTACCATAAGTCGCATCAGCTGACTGTGGAATTTCTCTATCTTCTTTACATCTTGAGCCTGGTCTGTTCTATATAGCAGacactgtcaaaaaaaaaaaaagttaccgaATATCAGGTTTTATttcaaacttcatagatttcatagacattagggctggaaggggccttggaagatcgtcgagtccagccccctgcccaaagggcaggaagtcagctggggtcataggatcccagcaagataagcatccagtttcatcttgaaggtgtttaatgaaggcgcttgaaccacctccgatggcaggctgttccagaccttgggggctcggacagtaaagaaattcttccttttgtccagcctgaaacgatcttgaagtagtttgtgaccattcaaacTTATTTTCTGACATTTAGTTTTAATACAAATTCATGCATTTGGAACAAAGTTTAAGCTATACCCTGAAAAGTTTCAAGTTCCTTATCAGTGCTATTTGTACTGTATCCACCCCACACTTTAAGGGGGCAACATAAAGCTTTTACACATTCAAGCTTCTAACTATTACAACAAGTTACTGTTAAAAGATCTTTCTCTGGGTCTTCCTGTATCTGCATTTGCACTGCAAGTTCCTTCCAGCAGTGCTGCCTTCTATTTTGAAAAGAGTTAAATAATTTATACTTAAAGAAAGTTTCCCACTAATATGCAGCATTTTGAATACAGTAAAGGCTAGCCTGGAAAATGACAACAAAAAATCCACCAAGatactttctttttaaataggaTAGTTAAAAAATTTGAAGCAGACTAAGCCTAAAGCTATTTCCCTTTTAgatcttttttatactttgtgGCCACTGATTTAAAGGTAAAGTGAATTTTGGATTCTTGCCCATAGATAAACCACACATTCAAGAGGTACTGCTCCCTGGGGCCATACTGAAGAATGAGACTATGACACCTTCTTAAGGTTAACGGAACATCTTCCCCACAACTTTTATACCAAATAGTCAAGACAAACGTAACTAAAGTGACAATACATCCTGGTTTGCCCAGATCTCGAAGGCTGGCTTTACTagttggtgaaaattaaaacgaGCGTCCCAGAATCACAGTCAGTCAGGTGAGGGGGGTGGAGCAGCATGATGCATCAAACAGTTTCCCATCCCCACCAGACTGCACCTGCACCCCTACCCACCAGCTTCTGTTACTGCTTGCAGCAGCGCAGCtgacttggggtgggaggggacaggACAGGTACAGTGCAATGACCATTCCTTAGTCACTGTAAGCATCACCAGCTTGCTATCTTATGACTACTACATACTGGACAAAGATTTTTCTTTATGGCAAACCTGAATTTAAAGTACTGATTTTAGGTACAAAGAGTGGGAAAACATCAATGCTTTTGTTTGCTTAAGTAGCAGCTTGAAGATTTAGAGACCCTATCTGACACAGAAAATAAACTGGCAGAAAAATCTGACTAGATGCCAAAAATGATTAGTTACCTCTAACTGAGCAGCAAAAGCACAGGAATTACCTAGCTATGCAGATTTGTTCTCTCACTTAAAGATGGAAAgcttcagtctccagggctgtcaacACAGCAGCTTTACCAGCCTTAAACTCATGTAAAACTTAAAAAACACCTACACCCAACTCAGACACTCAAGAGAACACAAGCCTGTTTCCTTTTTCCCCTGTTATACCAGCTCTGCCAAGTCAACAGTAGGAAAACTTAACTTAGTAAAGTTACTCACTGTGACTTAGTTACAAGAAGCAGATTTTGCCTCCTCCTAAAGCCTTACTGTCACTGAAGTGTCTGTATTCAGTAGAAAGGAAGGACTGAAAGTTTCACCCAAGGATGGTGAATTACTTCTCTACAGCCTAGACTCAGCAGCACTGGCTACCCCTTCCGACTGATCTGCACAGATCAGATAGACAACCCAGATCCCTGAACGTtactgtttgctgtggaaaaatgtggatattctcctttagaggagaaaaatgcaggaaacagcaggttttcccctgcaggctggcagatttccagcctccaaggggctgcagggaggacacaggggatgccacatgcatgcaccacATACATGCATATGGCAGCTAGGCAggctggtggagagcagctccctccaggtaagtctatgaggggtggggagggggagggaaaaatcaCCTTggcagcacagcaccccctcccatgccaggttctGCCTGCTAGGCCATGGAAGCAGCTCCTGCTCAGAGCTAGTCCATCCTGCCGCagtcctgctgtgggcacagaaatctcaggtGAGGGAAatgtgcctccccccacctctcctctaaatcacctgtgctgcccccctccccttcctcccacactgggaggctggggcctgggagcaatGGGTCAAGACTGAGGGGTACcggcaggggtgggagtgggggctgtgggttgggagtgagaggcactggaataggcagggcacaggcatatcaggACTGTTCAGCAAGGGGCTGGTCGGGTGAGGTAGGTGGTAGAACAGGATAGCCACACCTGGACCcttgtcctggtgagtgaaggggacagtgggagctctgattttccatgacagaaaaaacccacaaaaatcaaacaccaaaatatacagATAtttggtatttagaatttattatgcTTGAGTTACGGATATGCTTCCAAATTGTAACTACATTAATaacaacattgtgttcaactgattcgGCATATATACTTTTtattcatatatacacacacaatcagaaaaaaaaaaaatgcagatttgggcttttttaaaatcagaggaTTTGTATTTATCATCagagaatttggtatttttaaaacaaagaaaaccaggatccctgataatgtTATATGCAACTAGCAAAAAAATATTGCATTGCAAGTACCCTTCTGGTTCAACATACAGCACCTTTTCTCCTTCCCATCATAAATGAAATAGGGTTGgaaggtgtgcgggccgggagcgatccggggcccttttttcgcactgcgggctgtggccagcagcccggacacactgggttggagaaagcaggcgacacgctagaattaggcacggacacttagtggtcgattcaagattgtttacttacaccgtagatggtcacggtgtaggctggaaagtttcccaggtaaagcttcGCTTAAAACCCCGTTTGAGGACTCGGACGAAACTCTCActctcacggagttgtcgaggctccgtggatccttgtttgcgcgcagggaagagggatacgtcgaggattgcgctcggcaacggggagaggctagaggctgatcagacccctgttgccttcttaagacttacgctgggtccaataggctccgcagcgcttagagatcttcacgagccgcgaagtctcctcctcctgatggtcgtggagtcctccaacttgggcggaaaccactcaagcctcttatatgggtagcaagccaatcgctagccgccacgtaggaataatttagaactgaccaatagtggggcacaaatttaaatacaaatggcgggaactccttgcaacgtgcatttctatgctgcaaagaagaaatgcaccctgcaaagaaagcttcaaacggcggcaaaataattcagtggtgccaaagcgcacacaaaaacaaaaatcacccctttgggttgtgacagaaggaACTTGTATATTGATATATCAACAAAAAAATTCCACATAATTTTGGGTGTGATCTTTTGCATCATTTTTATGCTGGCAGAAGGCTTAGTATAACTACATCTGCACCAGTATAAAAGCTTTTTTCAGTACAGATTATGTTACTCATTGAGCCAGTATAAGATACTGGAACAAAATACTTTTTGGCTAGTATAAATTGAGTCTATTTTAGCAAATTTTCCAAAGTAAAGTAGCAAACTCTCTCTTGTGTTTGCTCAAGTTTTTTATATAAgcaaaataaagaattttttatgGGAGCAAGtgtatttataatttaaaaaaaatccagtaaatTCCTTTGGAACTGTTATGAACTATTAGATTCAGTGAGAACAGAGTTGGGCATTACATCAGCATCAGAAGCGCACAGACTAATTTAAGTACTGTGATGACTTGAGAAGTTACAGCTAATCCTACAAAATTAAGCAAGATTCCCAAAAGTGGTTTCTACTGTCAGTCAGGTTACATGACATCATTTGTCTTAAAAAAGCCTGCATTATTAAGCCAAGGTCACAAATGCTCCTTACTTACAACAACATCATCTGTTACTTTGATACAAAGGTTTCCATCACAGTGGCGATATTTAAGAACCACACGCACCTGAAATGACAAAGACATTTTTAGTAATTATATACAGACATCTGAATATTTATACCAAGTTTTTCTGAACTACAATGCCTTGTTTTTACATATTACTGGTTTCAATAACTTGTACATAAAGTTTCACCATGGAATTTAATTTGTTCATTTATGATCCATTTCTTTCATTTCCATGCACTATCAGAATAATTAAAACTTGCCTACACTGTGGACAATCAAAAATGTGACAAAATGTGacagttaagaggctgtgacttggacgactacacagtccggtgggtggcgaattggctagagggtcgcactcagagtcgtagtggatgggtcagttttgacctggaagggtgtgggcagtggggtcccgcagggctcggtccttggaccgatactcttcaatgtcttcatcagcgacttggacaagggagtgaagtgtactctgtccaagtttgcagatgacacaaaactgtggggagaagtggacacgctggagggcagggagcagctacaagcagacctggacaggttggacagatgggcagaaaacaacagaatgcaattcaacaaggagaaatgcaaagtgctgcacctagggaggaaaaacgtccagcatacctactgcctagagaatgacctgcttggtagcacggaagcagaaagggatctcagagtcctagtggactccaagatgaacatgagttggcactGACgcagccatcagaaaagctaacagcactttatcgtgcatcagcagatacatgacgaatagatccaagcaggtgatacttcccttctattgggcgctggtcagaccacagttggagtactgcatgcaattctgggcaccgcacttcaagagagatgtggataacctggagagggtctagagaagggccactcatatggttaagggcttgcaggctgagccctacgaggagagactagagaaaccggacctttttagcctctgcaagagaaggttgagaggcaaccttgtggctgcctataagttcatcacgggggcacagaagggaactggtgaggttttattcaccgaggcgcccccaggggttacaagaaataatggctacaagctagcagagagcagatttagactagacattaggaa
This genomic window contains:
- the SRP9 gene encoding signal recognition particle 9 kDa protein; translation: MPHYQTWEEFTRAAEKLYLADPMKVRVVLKYRHCDGNLCIKVTDDVVCLLYRTDQAQDVKKIEKFHSQLMRLMVAKESRSAAMETD